The nucleotide sequence GAGACGTCCTTCTtgctgataataaataaaaaggctCGTAAacttgtgcttttttttgtctgcaatAGATTTGAATCCTCTGAAAAAGCTCCATAACTTCAACTCAGTACTTTTGCATTTATGTTAACTTTAGAAGAGTGATGTCACTTTCCTGAAATGCCTGATGTCTCAGTTTTGGACGGGAAATCGTCTTCAGTTGAAAGTGCAAATATTCCTGGGACGCTGGCCAGGGTTTTATGGTGTGGTAAGTTCACTGCTGACCCAACGAGCCAGACTCATCTGTCTGATGATGAAACGCGAGCCAGCCATCGTTGACCAGGCTGCTGAGCGAGGCCgtctttttctcccccttctTTCCAACATTCTCGAAAACACTGGCTCGACATCTAACGCCTGAGATGGGATTTACTGGCAAGTTCCTATGGAGCCATTTTCTAAAGAAATCTGTTTCATTTTGACACATCTTCAGTGACGGATCACCTCGTAAAATGGCTTTGAGTATTCGACCAGTGGCCGGCACGAGCTGCAACCTGCAGTTCGACCGGTTGTACAGTTTTATTTGAGCAAAGTGTTCTGAATCTCTGGAAAGCCTCTGTGGTTTGCCCTCATTCTCTTGATTTCCTTGGCAGTTCAGCGAGAGAACTCGATGAACTCTCGATTacgcccctctctctcttccctcccaccGCCAACATCAAGGCCGCTGTTCCAAAATCAGTGAAAGATGTATTACAGCTTCAGCAGCTCGTCTATTCTTCAAATGATGTGTGATTGTAACCTTGTGACGGCCGTCTTTGTCGCGCCTGTCGCCAGCTGTGTCGCGACGCTGCTCAGTAGCACCGAGTTTTGGCCTGTTTCaacatcttctctcctctgaatgaaaaacacaagtcATGTGTCAGCAACAATTAACCGAGTCCGACTTCCTGGAGTCGCGGCTGATTTTAATGAATGAGACCATTCTGATCTCGTAGGGCCCAGACGTCTTCACGAGCGTGTCTGATTGTCTCCACATTTTCCAGACTTTCACCTCACAGCGGAATGCCACTCCAGCAAAATCATGTTAGAGGAAAGAAATGACAGCCATGCAGACGGAGACAAACCAGTGTTTTAAATCTTAAAAGGTGAGATCTGGATATGTCATGAAACACTAGGCCCCTGGGTGCAGACTCATAAAAGGCCCCTAAGCCACCCAAAGTACAAACTACTACAAGTAGTCTTGTTGTGGTCATTTTGCATCGTCGTTGTTTCTACACATTCTGTTATTGCTTTGTGTCtcttttgtggttgtttttagaTTCCCTGTGgtctttttgtgtgtctttgtagtTGTATTACTTAGTACTGCAGTTATGTTGAGTATCTGTAGTTTTAGCGTGTTTATGGCTTTTTTGAGTCTTTTcctgttcattttaaaaagcctGTGGCCCAGGGGCCCCTGACCCCTTAAACCACTGGACCTATGCCTAGTAGGCCCATGTAGGGGGCCCCAAAGAGGGATTCAGGATTTACAAAGAGGCAAAAGATGTTGGACACAGCACTAATACAGGAAAgacttcctttttttcctccatgtcACGGTAGAGTAGCCTCAGATTGGCTTTAACCTGTCGCCTCATAGAACAATGGCGTAATAGATTGTGACAATATCAACGGATCATCAGCTTTTTTAGCATACCTCAAAACACGCACACAATTTAATCTACATGGCCACATTTGACTGTTGAGAGACTCAAAGCGGATTTAGCCTTCACCCATATGTCCCAGTTAGCACATGGCTTACAGTCTTAGCGCtcgcaacaacaacaacaaaatgattcACATGATAATATCAttaaattttcatttcatgactCATGCTCCACAGCCTTATGGTGCAGTCATTAATCCTGCGCCTCCCTGTCCTGTCACTTCATTTTGCATCATAAAGGCGAGGGATGAGGTGGATGCTGTTTTTATATTCTTCAATCTGCTTGCATTAAAATTGAgggctttgttttctctctgtccaggAAGGGCAAGACGATGGGCTGCGTTAAAAGCAAAGAGGACAAAGGACCCACGATGAAGTATCAGCCGGAGAATCCTCTGGTGTCGGACCCGAACACTGCTGCCACCACGCCTCACATAGGTCACTACGGGCCGGATCCCacccagctgcagcagaatcaGCCTCCCACATCCACGTCTGGCACCGGGGCTGCAAATTTTAACCACACCCTCACACCGTTTGGTGGATCCTCATCTGCCATCACTCCCTTTGGGGGGATGTCGTCTTCCTTCTCTGGTCCCGTGTCCAATTCATTCTCTGGGGCTGTCTCCAGTGAGTAGTGTTTAATTTTAATGGTCTTAATGGAGAGCATGGCCCTCTTAATGTCACACCCCAGACTCAGATATTCTCAGAGACTTTTTCTGCAAATACACTCCAATTTATATATTAGAAAAAATGACTTCCTGACTGTAAACTTGATTTTTACGACTGCGCACCAGCCACAGCCATTGCAGAGATCTTTATGTTTTGGGGGGTTTCAGTCTGTCCGTCCCAGTCTTGTGAAAGTGATCCATCAGAAACATCTTGAGGGAACAATGTCAATGTCTGTACAAATGTCCACTTGGACTTGAGGATGAACTGATAACGATCGTGGATGTAAACTGCAGTTTACAGCCTAGTTTATTCTTAACGGTGAAATTAATGGAAATCATTGGCTTCCTGAAGGGCAGGAAATTCActttcaaaaatataaatcacCATAATATGCCGAAAcaatattcagcagtaattcaAATGATTTGTATTAAATCAGTtgaatgcaaacacactgaACGCCAGTATGCTAATCTGACATGTGGACGTCACGGCTAATGCCATAGTTGTTATTTTCACTGCTGTTGCTTTTGTCAGCTTTAACACAGGAGCTGCTATCACTGGTGATCACCCTCAACGTGTCTGAGCAGTTTACGGCGATCCTGATGAGGCCCAGATTGAACCCTCCTGTTTAGGTGGGATTTAGACTGTAATCCTCCTCCACAATGGATTATCTGCTCTCAGGGGGGAGTGAAGGTGGCAATGCCATGATATTTGCTTTCTGCAGGAGATAATTGGATTACTGTTGACAGCATTTGTTGTCAGTGGTGGGTATATGAACGTCATCTGTCCGGGCATGTGGCTGCACGGTCGGCAGAACGTGCACGGGACAGAGAGATTAGTAGACCTACACTGTGATTTATTATCtattgttgtgtttaattgGAGCTTTTGTGCAAATAGGTCACTTCTTACTTAAGTTCACCTGATAGGATTTAGATTATGACTCAGGGAGACAACCCGGATTTTGTCTTTGCTCGTCCTTGCGGAGTCAGAGTCGTATTTCCTTGCAGGAGACGTACtcatgtaataaaacaaaagctgGAGAAAATCGATACACTATCAGCTCTCAGACCTTGGCGAGACAGATTTATGTCCTCAAATTGGTCTttaaacagtcacacacacaaacaaacctacTGCTGTACCTGCATCATTGTCTGCTAATGGGTGTGTGCACTTGTTTATTCATCTGCGGGTCCGTCCTTGTGGTTTTCAGGTGGCGTTACGTTCTTTGTGGCCTTGTACGACTACGAAGCCAGAACATCAGATGATCTCACATTTAAAAAGGGAGACCGCTTCCAGATCATCAACAACACGTAAGAATCTCTCTAGTTCAATTAAATCTGAATGACGTAGCAGAATAAAAAAGCTGAAAAGAGAATTTGGTTTTAAATGCAAGTATCGTAAATATGACACAGTGGCGGTTCAAACTTCCCTACAACACAAAGGTGTATAAAGTGCGTATCATTTTACACATGGCTCAACCATAAAATATTAACTGTTAACCACCATTAACCAATGTTCATCCGCTGTATCTACCATGAAAGGTTATGTAAGTACCAGACGTTGGTTGATTGTTACACGAAGAGTCATTCATCCCTCCTTTGTCAttgtcctgcagagagggagactgGTGGGAGGCTCGCTCCATCAACACGGGGAAGAACGGCTACATCCCGAGCAATTACGTGGCCCCTGCCGACTCCATCCAGGCTGAAGAGTAAGGCCTTGTTGCTGCTTCTTGTAACCTTGTTACTCCATTTGCGGCCACTGCAGCGGGAGACTAATGGCACTAGCATGATCTCATCTCACATGGCTTGCATCAGAGCACACAGCCCCATAATTAACAGCTTCACAACCTGGAAGAAGTAATGTAATGTGATTTTTATGCTCTACGCCGGGACAGTTAGTTAATGTGTCACTGATTTTCAACAGTAAGCTCCTCAGTCCACAGCTGCCTTTGTCTCGTGTATTTTTACAGGTGGTATTTTGGTAAAATGGGACGTAAAGACGCCGagaggctgctgctgaacaCAGGCAACCATAGAGGAACTTTCTTGGTACGAGAAAGTGAAACTACGAAAGGTGATGACTCATTCTTTGTTAAGTGGCTTTCTGTCATCCTGAAGTATAAGTGCTGATGTTAGTCTGTGAGCAGTTGGAGCTCAGTGAGGCTGAAACGGACGAAAATGTCTTTCTTTGATTAAGAATCAAGCGAAAACTAACCAATCAACAAAACCAAGCAAACAACCAGTCGACCAAACCAAACTAATCAACCAACCACTGTGTGACACTCTTGGAATTGTGTTGCTAGAACCGCTACAGCGTCTCCATAGTGTACAACTTATACAAGCTGATATTGCTGGCTATACTCCCATGTTTCTTAGTcaaatatatcatattattttaaGAAATATACTGTTTACTCTAAACTTCCAGTCTTCATGCAGTTAAATCACTGACACTCGTGTTTACATGTTAAAGgacatttctcttctctccctcaggtGCTTATTCTCTCTCTATACGAGACTGGGACGAAGCCAAAGGAGACAACGTAAAACACTACAAGATCCGCAAGCTCGACAACGGGGGATACTACATCACCACACGGGCTCAGTTCGACATGTTGCAGAAGCTTGTCAAACACTACACAGGTACGTGTTTTTGCAAAGCTTCTCGCTCTCACTCgatttcctctcttctctcattcATTATTTAGCACAGTCTTTCATCGCACATCCAGGAATTGTCCTGAAAATTACCCACAGTCACACCATGCAGTTTGCTGCGCTGAGTGTCACCGAGGGAGATGAATagcttttcattttaataacaaTTGATGATGCGTTTACGATTTTCAGCCTCCCACCTCCCGTGTTTATCCTGGGGAGTGTTGAGGTGAAATCGCTGTGATCCCACTTCATTTCAGAGTGGCTCTGGAGAGGGTTTGGGTGTGTTAAAAACTtaatctcatttatttttcatcacagTTAGTGTAAGGGCGTCGAAATGCATCAACATCAAATGGAATGAATCTAGCATGAAAAAGGGACCGGCTTTGAAATGCTGTATCGCGCTGGTTCAGAGGCTCgtgggtgtgtgtatatgtgtgtgtggcgcCGCTGGGTGTAATGTAGCgttttcatctctgtgtctCACATCATCACAGAGCACGCCGACGGGCTTTGCCACAGGCTGACCACGGTCTGCCCCACGGTCAAGCCTCAGACGCAGGGGCTGGCGAAAGATGCCTGGGAGATTCCCCGGGAATCCCTGCGGCTGGAGCTCAAACTGGGCCAGGGCTGCTTTGGAGAGGTCTGGATGGGTAAGAGCAGGACGAACAAGACACATGTTCAGAAAGTACTTTTCTAACATCATAGAATTCTTTTATTATTCACTGGTATTAAGACGATGGGGACGACACAGAATCAGACACTGTGTGCATGaatcaaacaaatataaacactcTGAAGCTTATTTTTATCGTGTCTATTTTGGTCCAAACTGGAGAATTGTCCACTTCCTGCAGCGGCTTCCTCTGTTTATCTCCAGAGATCGTCTCAGCTGCAGACAAATGAATCTGTTCCTCGTTGAACTGCGAGCGTCTTGTGTCTCATCCCAGAAGTTCAAGCATGACAGCACACGTCTGTGCAATTACAAGAACTAATTAATGATATTGTCTCGCTCCCAGACCATTAACAACACTGATTACCCCTGTGATCTGTGGGCTTTTCCTCTCCCTGGTGCAGGCACGTGGAATGGCACAACCAAGGTGGCCATAAAGACGCTGAAGCCGGGAACCATGTCGCCCGAGGCTTTCCTCCAAGAGGCTCAGATCATGAAGAAGCTCAGACACGACAAGCTGGTGCCTCTCTACGCGGTGGTGTCTGAGGAGCCCATCTACATCGTCACGGAGTACATGGCCAAAGGTGAAGACACATGCCTGAAAGAAATCCAATAAAGCTGCAGACTGGTTGATTTGATTAGTAATTCAAACTGATTTTCTAAGAATCTCTTTTTCTGGAGGAATACAAAACACTTTCctgtaaagctgttttcaaacttttgAGAAAAAATTCAGGGAGGGGCGGCACCGTGATAATCAAATCTCGTTCCTTTCCAGCTCTTTTTCATCCACATCATCAACACGGCCGCTTGCACTCTgtgaattttctggacattttcttgcTGTATTCCCACGTGGACAAAGTTCCCAGAAAATGTTCGGAGctactgactcggacatttgcgttcactcACAtaacagcccctctggaaaagcAGCTTAACATTACACTGATGAGGtctatttttaaagaaaagcatAA is from Paralichthys olivaceus isolate ysfri-2021 chromosome 17, ASM2471397v2, whole genome shotgun sequence and encodes:
- the LOC109644731 gene encoding tyrosine-protein kinase yes-like, coding for MGCVKSKEDKGPTMKYQPENPLVSDPNTAATTPHIGHYGPDPTQLQQNQPPTSTSGTGAANFNHTLTPFGGSSSAITPFGGMSSSFSGPVSNSFSGAVSSGVTFFVALYDYEARTSDDLTFKKGDRFQIINNTEGDWWEARSINTGKNGYIPSNYVAPADSIQAEEWYFGKMGRKDAERLLLNTGNHRGTFLVRESETTKGAYSLSIRDWDEAKGDNVKHYKIRKLDNGGYYITTRAQFDMLQKLVKHYTEHADGLCHRLTTVCPTVKPQTQGLAKDAWEIPRESLRLELKLGQGCFGEVWMGTWNGTTKVAIKTLKPGTMSPEAFLQEAQIMKKLRHDKLVPLYAVVSEEPIYIVTEYMAKGSLLDFLKEGDGKFLKLVLLVDMAAKIADGMAFIERMNYIHRDLRAANILVGDNLACKIADFGLARLIEDNEYTARQGAKFPIKWTAPEAALYGRFTIKSDVWSFGILLTELVTKGRVPYPGMVNREVLEQVERGYRMPCPQGCPESLHEMMKLCWKKDPDERPTFEYLQSFLEDYFTATEPQYQPGENL